TTTGGTTAAAATCATATAAAATTCCACCATTTTGTTTGACTAAAAAATCTCCTGCAGCTATATCCCAAGCTTTAGGACCACCAAAACGAGGATAAATTCCAGCTTTTGCTTCTAATAAATATACAAATTTTAAAGCAGAAGAAACTTTGATTCCTTCAAGATGATTTTCTAAGAAGAAATTTTCGTTATTGTCGTGATTTTTGGAATATAATGCTATATTTTTTACCTTTTCGTATTCTTTTAAATCAATATTTAAAATTTTATCATTTTTATAAACTTTTGTATAAGTATGAGCATAATAAGTTGTATTATTTTCTACATCATTAATGAGTGAAAGTATAGGTGTGTTTTTATGAATTAATGCTATTAAAACACAATATTCTTTATCTTTTTTTGCATAAGATTTAGTTCCATCTAGTGGATCAATAAGCCAAAAATACTCTAAATTTTTTCTTTTTTCATAAGAGAGTATGTTTTCTTCTGAACATATAGCTATATCACTTGATGCTAAAATTTCACTAATGGCCTCATTTGATTTTAAATCAGCTAAACCCACTAAAGAATCATCATCCTTAAGCCACAAAGTATTTTTATCTTTATATGAAAGCAATACCTTAGAGGCTTCTTTGCTTGCTTTTAATGCTAGTTCTAAAAATAAATCTAAATTTTTCATAGAAAAATTATATCAAGAGAAAACAAATACTTAGCAGGATTGTTTTTTGCCAAGATTATTAATGAATTTAATCAAACTAATGGCCAAAATTGCTTCTGCTAATGCAGTAAGAACTAAACCTGAGTATATGTTTTGTGAGATGATATTAGTTTGATAAGAAAGCGTTGCAATAGCAATGAGTAAGGTTAAAGGCATAGAATGGCTTAAGCCAAATAAAAAGGTATTTTTTATACCGCCTAAATGATTTAAAAATACTAAAGCAGAAAAAATTCTTAGCACTATCATGAAAGTAGTTAATGAAAATGCTATGATTAAAACTTCAGGATCTAAAAGCATTTTAAGTTTAAAGCTTGAGCCTATATAGATAAAAAATATAGGAATTAAAAAGCCATAACCAAAGCTAGAAAGTTTATGCTCTAAATCCTTTTTATGATCAAAAAATGTAGCTATAAATGAACCTGCTATAAAAGCACCAAGCGCAACTTCAAGTTTAAAATAAATCATAATCGCCACTATAGCTATAAAAATAGCCATACAAAATCTTATATCTTTTTCATTTTGATCTTGCCAAGGCATTAGTATGGTTTTAAGTTGCGGATACCACCAAAAAAGCACTTCTAAAAATTTAAATCCAAAAATACAAAGAGCTAAAAAACTAACTAAATAAAATAAATTTTGTGTTAGTGAAAAAATATCTGCACCTTGACCTAAAAAAGCCGCAGTGATAGTGAGCAATACTATGCTAACAACTTCTGCTAAGGTAGCAACTATCATAGATATATTAAGCCACTCACAATTTTTTCCAAAATCCCTATAAAGAGTAGAAAGTAAGCCCACACTCATAACTGGTATAATAATAGCAAAAACATAAGAAATATCAACTATTTCTACTGCTAAAACACTAAAAGCATATAAAAGCACAATATAAATCATCGCTCTTTGGAGCAGACTTTTTTCTGTGTTTAAAAATGTTTTTAGATTAATCTCCATACCCGCTATAAACATTAAATAATAAAATCCAGCATTAGCTAGAAGTTTGAAATTTTCACTCTCTCCGATAAATCCTAAAAATCCTATAAAAGATCCAAGCATGATTTCTGTGGCCGAAAGAGGAAGTTTTAAAAATTTTGCTATATAAGGCGAAGCAAGCAAACAGCTTGCTACAACAAGCAAAATTTTTAAATCAATTATAGCTTGATTATCAATGGCATGAGCTAGCAAAAGTAAATCCCATTTGCTTTAATTTTTCTATATCATTGCTTGGCTTTTCGCCTTTTGTGGTTAAATAATCACCCACCACTATAGCTTTAGCTCCTGCATCAAAAATTTCATATTGTCTTTGTTTAAGCACAACTTCTCTACCACCTGCTACCATTATAAAAGTTTCTGGTAAATCTTTTGCACTATCTTTTATGATTTGCAATGCTTCATCAGCACTTAATAAAGGTTGTTTTAAATTTAAATTCTCATTTGGTATAAAAAAATTTATAGGAGAAGAAAAAGGCTTTAATTCTTGCAAACTTTTTCTAAGACTTATTCTATCTTCATAACTTTCACCAAGACCATAAATTCCACCACAACAAAGCATTAAGCCTGCTTCTTTTGCATTTAAATTTGTATTAAATCTATCTTCCCAAGTATGAGTAGAGCAAATTTTATCAAAATACTCTTTTGAAGTTTCAAGATTATGATTATAAGAAAAAATTCCAGCCTTTTTAAGCTCTTTTAATTGTTCAACGCTAGCATTGCCATTACAAGCTATTAATAACAAATCGCCTACTTCTTTTTGTATAGCATAACTTGCTTTGCAAACATATTCTAATTTTTCATCATCTAAACCAAAACCAGCACTTACTAAACAAAAACCTAAAGCATGATTTTTTTTAGCTATTTTTGCTTCATTTACTATATCTTCTATTTTTTTGTTTTTGTATTTTGCTATATTTGTTTTTACATGAGCACTTTGTGTGCAGTATTTACAATCTTCACTACATCCACCACTTGCTATATTACAAATAGCACAAAGCATTATCTCCATTAAATTTCCTTTTTGATCTTACATTTTAAGCACTCTAAAAATGTGCCTTTTTTTAATTCTTTTATTATTAAATTTTCTCCACACTCTTCACATTTTTCTTTACTTGGTTTATATTTGCTTACAAAATTACATTTTGGATAAGCACTACATCCATAGAATTTTCCTCTTTTAGAAAATCTTTCTACTACTTCACCTTTTTTACATTCTGGACAAATTAAACCTATTGAATTTATTTGTTTAATTTGAGTTTTTTCTTCATTTTTATTTTCTTGTTTTAAATTTCTTGAATATTTACATTTTGGAAAATTCAAACACGCTATAAATTCTCCATATCTTCCTTTTCTTATAGCAAGCTCACCACCACAATCAGGGCATTTTTCATCTATCTTAGTAATAGTTTTTTGACTTTTTATATTTGCCTTTCCTTCATCTATTTTTCTTATAAAAGGATAATAAAATTTAGCTAAGATCTCTTGCCAATTAGCTTTGTTTAAAGCTATATCATCTAAAGTATTTTCTAATTTTGAAGTAAATTCACTATCTACTATATCATAAAAATTTTTTTCTAAAACATCACTTACCACAAAAGCTATATCAGTAGGTATTAATTGTTTTTTATCTATTTTTACATAATCTCTACTTGTAAGTATAGAAATAGTAGGTGCATAAGTTGAAGGTCTTCCTATACCTAAACTTTCAAGTTTTTTTATTAAAGAAGCTTCAGAATATCTTGATGGTGGCTCAGTAAAATGAGAATTTAACTCTAAATTTTGAATTTTTAACTCATCATTTATATTTAAATTTGGCAAAATTTTATCTTTATCCATATCTCCATAAACTTTATAATAACCATCAAATTTTATTTTTCTACCGCTTAATTTAAATACAGCTTTTTCATTGCTAATATAAATATTTTGAATTTGTGATATAGCAGGATTCATTTGACACGCTAAAAAACGATTATATATCAAAGTATAAAGCTTTAGCTCATCTTTATCTAAAAATTTAGCAGCAATTTGTGGAGTAAAGCTTACATCACTTACTCTTATGGCTTCGTGTGCTTCTTGAGCACCTTTGCTTTTTGTGGTATAAACATTTGCTTTTTGTGGTATATATTCTTTTCCATAATTTTTATTTATAAAAGCTCTTGCACTTTCTACGGCTTCTTTTGCTAAATTTAAGCTATCAGTTCTCATATAAGTAATAACACCCATTACGCCTTTATTTGTATTTACACCTTCGTATAATTTTTGAGCTATCATCATAGTTTTTTTAGGATTAAATCCTAAATTACTACTAGCACTTTGTTGTAAAGTAGAAGTCATAAAAGGTGGTGGTGGAGCTATTTTTCTTTCTTTGCTTTCTATATCTATAACAAAAAATTTACTATCTTTACAATTATCATATATAAGCTTTGCTCTATCTTTGTTTGTTATGCTCAATTTTTCTATTTTTTGTTTATCAAATTCTACTAATTCAGCTTCTAAATCTTTATTAAAAGTTAAATCTATACTAAAATATTCTAAAGGCACAAAAGCTTTTATCTCTTTTTCTCTATCTACTATTATTTTTAATGCCGCGCTTTGAACACGACCTGCGCTAAGACCGCGTTGGATTTTTTGACCTAAAAGTGGGCTTAATTTATATCCTACAATGCGATCTAATAAGCGTCTAGTTTGTTGAGCATTTACGCTATTTATATCAAGTTTTCTTGGATTATTTAAAGCATTTTCTATAGCTGATTTTGTAATTTCGTGAAAAACTATTCTAGGTAATGAATTTTCATCTTTATTTATGGCTTTTGCTATATGATAAGCTATGGCTTCACCTTCACGATCTTCATCGGTTGCTAGATAAATTTGCTTTGCGTTTTTTGCTTTTTCTTTTAGTTCTTTCACTAAAGCGCTGTGATCTTTGCTAATTCTATATTCTGGTATAAATTCATCATTTTCTATTTTTATACCAAAACTACTTTTTGGCAAATCTCTAATATGTCCTTTAGATGCCATTACTTCATAATCTTTGCCTAAAAAATTTGCTATTGTTTTTGCTTTTGCTGGTGATTCTACTATTATTAAGTTTTTTTTCATTTATTTCCTTAAGGGTTAGCTTAATGAAAGTGTATAAAAAAAAATTAAATTTTTTGCTTATAAATTGAAGAAAGCTCACTAAAAAAGTGAGCTTAGGAATTCGTAAGTAAACTACTGAAGTAATCTTAATACATTTTGAGAAGCTGCATTTGCTTGAGCCATAGCATAAGATCCACTTTGAGCTAAGATATTAGCTTTAGAGTAGTTTGCACTTTCGCTTGCAAAGTCAACATCTCTAATTTGAGATTCAGCAGCTTTAACATTAACTTGAGTTACGCTAATGTTGTTGATTGTTGATGTGATTTGATTTTGTGTAGCACCGATATTTGCTCTGATGGTGTCAAGATTTGCTATAGCAGTATCAGCTATATCCATAACAGCCATAGCACCTTGTAAGGTAGTAACACCAGCTGTTTGCTTGCTTCCAGCTAAGGCAGCGGTTGTCATAGCATTAAAGCCCATAGCAGAAGCTATATCAGCTGAAATTTGTCCTTTGACTGATTCTAAATTAACAGTTGCTTCAGCTGTAGTTGCGCTGCTTCCTACACCTAACTTAGAAGCGTTAGTACCAGAAATAATAATATCACTACCATCATTTTTTACTAAAGATAATCTTCCATAATTCATAGAAGCTACTTTTCCAGTTAAACCACTACCTAAAGTTCCGCCAAGTTCTATACCTCTGCCATCGGCTGAATTAAGAACTAATTGACCATTTACTATAGAAGCTTCAACACCTGTGGTATCTTTTTTAGCATTGATAGCTGAAACTAATGCTCCTTCTTTATCATTTGCTTTGTAATTTACTTTACCAATGATAACACCATTGATTGAAAAATTATCACTTGTAGTTCCACTAGCTGTTATAGCTCCAGA
The genomic region above belongs to Campylobacter peloridis LMG 23910 and contains:
- a CDS encoding 3'(2'),5'-bisphosphate nucleotidase CysQ family protein, with protein sequence MKNLDLFLELALKASKEASKVLLSYKDKNTLWLKDDDSLVGLADLKSNEAISEILASSDIAICSEENILSYEKRKNLEYFWLIDPLDGTKSYAKKDKEYCVLIALIHKNTPILSLINDVENNTTYYAHTYTKVYKNDKILNIDLKEYEKVKNIALYSKNHDNNENFFLENHLEGIKVSSALKFVYLLEAKAGIYPRFGGPKAWDIAAGDFLVKQNGGILYDFNQNSLDYNTMDFKLPSFIAFAKTEFKLKGF
- a CDS encoding sodium/hydrogen exchanger family protein, whose protein sequence is MLAHAIDNQAIIDLKILLVVASCLLASPYIAKFLKLPLSATEIMLGSFIGFLGFIGESENFKLLANAGFYYLMFIAGMEINLKTFLNTEKSLLQRAMIYIVLLYAFSVLAVEIVDISYVFAIIIPVMSVGLLSTLYRDFGKNCEWLNISMIVATLAEVVSIVLLTITAAFLGQGADIFSLTQNLFYLVSFLALCIFGFKFLEVLFWWYPQLKTILMPWQDQNEKDIRFCMAIFIAIVAIMIYFKLEVALGAFIAGSFIATFFDHKKDLEHKLSSFGYGFLIPIFFIYIGSSFKLKMLLDPEVLIIAFSLTTFMIVLRIFSALVFLNHLGGIKNTFLFGLSHSMPLTLLIAIATLSYQTNIISQNIYSGLVLTALAEAILAISLIKFINNLGKKQSC
- a CDS encoding biotin synthase: MEIMLCAICNIASGGCSEDCKYCTQSAHVKTNIAKYKNKKIEDIVNEAKIAKKNHALGFCLVSAGFGLDDEKLEYVCKASYAIQKEVGDLLLIACNGNASVEQLKELKKAGIFSYNHNLETSKEYFDKICSTHTWEDRFNTNLNAKEAGLMLCCGGIYGLGESYEDRISLRKSLQELKPFSSPINFFIPNENLNLKQPLLSADEALQIIKDSAKDLPETFIMVAGGREVVLKQRQYEIFDAGAKAIVVGDYLTTKGEKPSNDIEKLKQMGFTFASSCH
- the topA gene encoding type I DNA topoisomerase; protein product: MKKNLIIVESPAKAKTIANFLGKDYEVMASKGHIRDLPKSSFGIKIENDEFIPEYRISKDHSALVKELKEKAKNAKQIYLATDEDREGEAIAYHIAKAINKDENSLPRIVFHEITKSAIENALNNPRKLDINSVNAQQTRRLLDRIVGYKLSPLLGQKIQRGLSAGRVQSAALKIIVDREKEIKAFVPLEYFSIDLTFNKDLEAELVEFDKQKIEKLSITNKDRAKLIYDNCKDSKFFVIDIESKERKIAPPPPFMTSTLQQSASSNLGFNPKKTMMIAQKLYEGVNTNKGVMGVITYMRTDSLNLAKEAVESARAFINKNYGKEYIPQKANVYTTKSKGAQEAHEAIRVSDVSFTPQIAAKFLDKDELKLYTLIYNRFLACQMNPAISQIQNIYISNEKAVFKLSGRKIKFDGYYKVYGDMDKDKILPNLNINDELKIQNLELNSHFTEPPSRYSEASLIKKLESLGIGRPSTYAPTISILTSRDYVKIDKKQLIPTDIAFVVSDVLEKNFYDIVDSEFTSKLENTLDDIALNKANWQEILAKFYYPFIRKIDEGKANIKSQKTITKIDEKCPDCGGELAIRKGRYGEFIACLNFPKCKYSRNLKQENKNEEKTQIKQINSIGLICPECKKGEVVERFSKRGKFYGCSAYPKCNFVSKYKPSKEKCEECGENLIIKELKKGTFLECLKCKIKKEI
- a CDS encoding flagellin, yielding MGFRINTNVASLNAQVNAGLNSRNLDSSLARLSSGLRINSAADDASGLAIADSLKTQANSLGQAINNANDANSMLQIADKAMDEQLKILDTIKVKATQAAQDGQTAKTRAMIQGEINKLMEELDNIANTTSYNGKQLLSGSFSNQKFQIGDKANQTVNATIGATNSAKIGQTRFETGTRITGSSGDASITIKNYDGVNDYKIQGVIISTSAGTGLGALAAEINKSSDITGVRATAHVQTISSGAITASGTTSDNFSINGVIIGKVNYKANDKEGALVSAINAKKDTTGVEASIVNGQLVLNSADGRGIELGGTLGSGLTGKVASMNYGRLSLVKNDGSDIIISGTNASKLGVGSSATTAEATVNLESVKGQISADIASAMGFNAMTTAALAGSKQTAGVTTLQGAMAVMDIADTAIANLDTIRANIGATQNQITSTINNISVTQVNVKAAESQIRDVDFASESANYSKANILAQSGSYAMAQANAASQNVLRLLQ